Genomic window (Aestuariirhabdus haliotis):
CGCTGCTGCGTCCACAACCCCTGGTACCCGTGAAGAGCCGAATCATCGGTGGTTTTACCCTGTTTTTTGCTACCGTTCTTGGCATTCTGGGGCAATGGCCAGGCAACATCGAGAACCCGGTACCTCTGCGCTGGAGCGATGCTTTTTTCAGCGGGAGTACCGCCATTGCCTCGCTGGGTCTTAATCCCGTGCTCTACTTTGCTGACTCCTACGAATACGAGGAAGCGCCATACGAAAAAGAAAAAGTAGAGCACTACTACTCCGACATCAGTGTCTACCTGGGGGTAAAGGACCCCAACCCCGAGCAGCTCAATTATTTGCGCCAGGTGCCAGCCAACAAGACCCCTGTTTCGCTCGATGGCAAACAACCCAACGTCGTCTTTATTATGCTGGAATCCCTGGGTGCCAGCCGGTTAGGCATTTACAACAACCCTCTTAAGCCTTCCCCGAATCTTGACCGGATTGCCCGAGAGGGCTGGTTTATGCCCAATTTTTACGTGCCGGTTTCGGGCACCGCCCGAACGGTTTTTGCCAGCCTGACCGGGCTGGCCGATGTGACTCGCGTCAATACCGCCAGTCGCAACACCCTGATCATTGATCAAACCATGATCATCAATGAATTCAAAGATTACGACAAAAAGTACTTTATCGGGGGCAATCTGGGTTGGGCCAATATGAGCGCCGTGATCAACCACAATATTCCCGATATAGAAATCTTTGAGGAAGGCTCATTCAGTAGCCCTAATGTCGATGTCTGGGGGATTTCTGATCTGGATCTGTTTAAAGAAACCGACAAGGTGTTAAGCCAGCTGCCGAAAGAACGCCCCTTCTTTGCCTATATACAGACGGCGGCAAACCACAGGCCGTTCACCGTACCCGATAATAACGATGATTTTGAAGTTGATCTCAGCCACAGCGACGAAGCCCTGAGTAAAGCAGGTTTTAAAAGCGAAGCTCAATACAATGCCGTACGCCTGCTGGACTACAATATCGGCCGCTTTATGGAGATGGCAAAAGCCGGTGGTTATTTCGATAACACCATCTTTGTCCTATACGGAGATCACAACAACCGCATCACCGAAACCCCCCATATGAAGCCCTTCTACGAGGCATTAGATCTGGATGGCCTGCACGTGCCTAATATGATCTATGCACCAAAGCTTCTGAAACCCAGGGTGATCGAAGAAACGGTTAGTCTCGTGGATATGTTTCCGACCGTTGCCGGATTGGTTGGCATTCCCTATCGCAACAACACTATGGGACGAGACATTAGCCAGCCTGCCCCCGAGGGTGAACGGGTGGTGTACACCCAAACCTCGCACAAAACCCGACCGGTTATTGGGGCCATCACCAAGGATTTTATGCTTCGTATTGAATACAACAGTGACACCATCAAGCTGCATGATCTCAATTCGCCGACGCCTGCAGAGGACGTGAGCGAACAGCACCCGGCTATGACAATCCGCCTGACCCGGCTGGCCAAGGGAATATACGAATCAACCCGTTATCTCTTGCACAATAACGGCGAGCGAGACATACCCAAGTAAACGCCTGACTAGCCCTGAAAAGCTAACAACAAATTGGCAATACGGGCTCGAGTAGCTTTACTCAGCCCGTTCTTTTTATCAGGCTCCAGCCTCGCGCCGCGCCATAACAGAGTAAATAACCCAACGCATAGATAACCAGTAAAGGATCCAGTACGTAATCCCAAAGATTGGTCGACTCGAGTATCGCCCCATTGCCCCATAGAAAGACTGCCAATGTGAGGCTAATCGCCAACCACCAGACACGCCACCAGACAGCAAGTAGCGTCACGGGCAGTAAAGCCAGCGCTAACTGGAAGGTATACCCCCAACGGTAAGGGTCCAGATAAGCCAATCCCATCGTTGCTGCATAGAACGGCAAAGCGATCACGACCACAGACAACATCAGCCATTTCTTCTGCTCCGCCCCCAACACCTCCGGTGCACCAAGCCTCGCAGCTGTTCCGAGCAACAACAGAGATAAGGAAAGAATCGACAGGTCACCAAAACCTCCTCGCAGGAAGTCGATGATAGAGAACCCTTGCCATATAGGTATTACCGAAAC
Coding sequences:
- a CDS encoding LTA synthase family protein, producing the protein MLTWLQSRRVRYLAGVCLLFWLLMIALRVIFLLGFSEVGDTIQTSGEVLAKSLYIGFKFDLRLALLLCLPLILLAYIPRLNLVRVSLLRHLAWGYVLIAVSALLVFYVFDFGHYAYLGVRINSTAMRFFEDFAISRNMVWESYPVVWITLGVISTVILFLAAYRVLVFASLLRPQPLVPVKSRIIGGFTLFFATVLGILGQWPGNIENPVPLRWSDAFFSGSTAIASLGLNPVLYFADSYEYEEAPYEKEKVEHYYSDISVYLGVKDPNPEQLNYLRQVPANKTPVSLDGKQPNVVFIMLESLGASRLGIYNNPLKPSPNLDRIAREGWFMPNFYVPVSGTARTVFASLTGLADVTRVNTASRNTLIIDQTMIINEFKDYDKKYFIGGNLGWANMSAVINHNIPDIEIFEEGSFSSPNVDVWGISDLDLFKETDKVLSQLPKERPFFAYIQTAANHRPFTVPDNNDDFEVDLSHSDEALSKAGFKSEAQYNAVRLLDYNIGRFMEMAKAGGYFDNTIFVLYGDHNNRITETPHMKPFYEALDLDGLHVPNMIYAPKLLKPRVIEETVSLVDMFPTVAGLVGIPYRNNTMGRDISQPAPEGERVVYTQTSHKTRPVIGAITKDFMLRIEYNSDTIKLHDLNSPTPAEDVSEQHPAMTIRLTRLAKGIYESTRYLLHNNGERDIPK